A window from Hemicordylus capensis ecotype Gifberg chromosome 2, rHemCap1.1.pri, whole genome shotgun sequence encodes these proteins:
- the LOC128343798 gene encoding H-2 class II histocompatibility antigen, E-S beta chain-like yields MSGSKEHFLYQTRSECHFTPNGTQQEVHYLDRYFWNRQEYVRFDSRVGEFQAITELGEPTARSWNNQKDFLEGKRHNVDRFCLYHFDIFEPFVSKRRDKISRILADLDGDSTINLISELEVSNNSSYAIRLDQFQFVTPEDVNKLFGSLYFPKLTNPDWKRGERGTLEELGAGGSESHWEVMVVVGTFFWVSQAEVGSFPLPYLKLCVSDPDPVSSPSPPVQPAVTITLTDYDRSSQNGMLVCNVDNFFPLEIEIKWLRNGKEEDPHKVVTTDVMENGDWSYQIHVMLETQLIRGDVFGCQVEHASFKGSVTVQWEPQTDSARSKKWTGVVGIVLGLVFLLPGLVLYLKNKKGRAIPQPGGLIS; encoded by the exons ATGTCgggaagtaaag AACATTTCCTGTACCAGACGAGGTCCGAGTGCCACTTCACCCCCAATGGGACGCAGCAGGAGGTGCACTACCTGGACAGGTACTTCTGGAACCGGCAGGAGTATGTCCGCTTCGACAGCCGCGTCGGGGAGTTCCAGGCCATCACGGAATTGGGAGAGCCCACAGCCCGATCCTGGAACAACCAGAAAGACTTCCTGGAGGGCAAGCGGCACAATGTCGATCGCTTCTGCCTGTACCACTTTGACATCTTTGAGCCCTTCGTCAGCAAGCGGAGAG acaaaatctctcggattctgGCCGACCtggatggagactccacaattaatttgatctctgaactggaggtgtccaacaattcctcttatgcgattcgactggatcagtttcagtttgtgactcctgaggatgtgaacaagctgttTGGATCg TTGTATTTTCCAAAATTAACTAATCCAGACTGGaaaagaggggagagagggacTTTGGaagagctgggggcagggggttcagagagccattgggaggttatggtggtggtggggactttcTTCTGGGTAAGTCAGGCAGAAGTgggttccttccccctcccctattTGAAGCTTTGTGTCTCTGACCCTGATCctgtctcctctccctcccctccagtccAGCCCGCGGTGACAATCACCCTCACAGACTATGACCGCTCCTCCCAAAACGGTATGCTGGTTTGCAATGTGGACAACTTCTTCCCTCTGGAGATTGAAATCAAGTGGCTGAGGAATGGGAAGGAGGAGGACCCCCACAAAGTGGTCACTACCGACGTGATGGAGAATGGGGACTGGAGCTACCAGATCCACGTCATGCTGGAGACGCAGCTTATACGTGGAGACGTCTTTGGCTGCCAGGTGGAGCACGCCAGCTTCAAAGGCTCCGTCACTGTGCAGTGGG AACCTCAGACAGATTCCGCCAGGAGCAAGAAGTGGACGGGGGTCGTGGGGATCGTGCTGGGGCTGGTCTTTCTGCTCCCTGGACTCGTCCTCTACCTGAAGAATAAGAAAG